The nucleotide sequence TGAAATGACGAGAGGataataatatttgtaatactTTTCTAAATTGATATGCACTATATTTTAGTTAAGAAAAAGTGCTTCAGcatctctgttttgttttttactttagaccctaccctaccctcccctccccctccccactacCATAAAAAATAGGATTCATATAAAGATCTCTCTTGATATATTTACACAATTTAAGGAACACTTAGAACAATTCTGGTTTTAATGATCATCTCAAAACTGAAACAAGCTATAATTAAGAAATGCAAAAGACTTGTTTGTATCAACTATGTAGCAGTAATGTCCTTTACACGATTGGCGGTTTCTCGGTGCTTCCAAATGCTGCTTGGTCCGTTGTATATGGAGGGGGTGATGCCATTGGACCCGGGGCACTACAATAAGCTTGTGGAGGCCCTGGTGGAGTAGACATGTACACCTGTAAATAAACAACGAAAATAGGTTACAACATCCATTTGACAATGTATATACTGCTTTTGGCAGAACTATGAATCATTTTGTTAGTTTTCGTTTAGGCCAACATCAAAACGCgtcatttttaaatattatgttaaaacgataacacaaaataaaaatattaacaaaacgTTAGAGGTATCTCAATTTGTTGTCTTTCCAACCTATTCCAAAATGTTGATAGGAATGATGCGACAGTCTCATTGTAACTCCACAGATTCTCACCAATAATATAGATTTATGTATTTTCGTTGGCActaaaaaacaaattctttcaAAAAATTCCTGATAAAAtcattaatttttcttttttaagcatttcaataaatatatgATTACTTTCAAGGTTTAGCTCAAAAAATAATACTACAGAGGTGTTGTCCTCCGAAACACACACGTATACGTCGTTTACTGTCGAACTTTAATTTCGTAGGGtttctatatataatatcacaACTTCACTCCATCAGTTTCGAATCATACTTCACGCAAGCTGTATCGAACTGTACAGCCGATTCACATAGATATTACAGTAACCACTGTAAAtctaaagttttgtaccccagtaaatactggatcgtgctgacaaatctgataaatcggtagcatgtgctataaggattacagtaagaactgaggatatgtgtacttccaacaaatccagttgttgggatttaTTGGGATTACACAATGTATATTGCTCACTTTGGCACCGGATACAGAAATGAACGCACACTGCCGCTTTATAAAGACTAATAGAAATGACACAACATAACTTCGAGTTAACATGGCAATGTTGTGAACTATTCCAGAACTTGTAACATATGATTGACAATTTGTATACATAAAAATGATTATCTTCAAAGTCAATACTTACCACTCTTTCGTGAATTATCGGTGAACCGCTGCAACAAACCCTGGAAGCACAACCGAAGCTGGAAGCGATAATTCCCGTTAACATCTCAATGCAGAAAGTAACTATCAGCAAAATGGTCATCGTTCGGTATGCGGTATTATAATaatactgaaaaaaaagaagaactgCAAACGTTGATTCTGTGGACAGGATATTTTAATTTCGATATGATGTCTAGACATGCTCAGACACACTGCGCTGTgccgtggtggccaattggctaaggcgtcggactcgttatccaaggattgctggttcgattcctgtcTAAGTTcgttacgttgtgtccttgggcaagatgtttcatctcaattgcctctctccaccctgcaggggttaaatgggtacctgtgaggtaacttgtcattgtgagcagtatataactgctgcacgggagggattgtctctgggacaggttatcattgaccaggggtaatataaggTCTGTacagcgctttgagacctatcgctggtataaagcgctatataaaaagcaaatattattattagtttttatGTCCCAGTATAGAGTTATCGTAATCTTGCTACAAAATAAAGTTCATGCTTATTATTTGATGTAATGCAAATTTAAAACCGTATAACTAATATGAACTAATGAAATTAAAGTGAAAGTGAGCGATTGAATGTAAAACAGCCAAACTTTAGTTTTTTATTGCAGAGCTTTTGAGCAAAACTAGCTTTTCTTCAGTGCCTGAACACCGGAcggtccgtccgtccgtccgtccgtccgtccgtccgtccgtccgtccgtccgtccgtccgtccgtccgtccgtccgtccgtccgtccgtccgtccgtccgtccgtccgtccgtccgtccgtccgtccgtccgtccgtccgtccgtccgtccgtccgtccgtccgtccgtccgtccgtccgtccgtctcTATccgtctatctatctgtctatctatctgtctgtctgtctgtctgtctatctgtctgtctgtctgtctgtctgtctgtctatctatctatctatctgtctgtctatctgtctatctatctgtctgtctatctatctgtctatctatctatctatctatctgtctgtctgtctgtctgtctgtctatctatctatctatctgtctgtctgtctgtctgtctgtctgtctgtctgtctgtctgtctatctatctatctatctatctatctatctatctatctgtctgtctgtctgtctatctatctatctatctatctatctatctatctatctatctatctatctatctatctatctgtctgtctgtctgtctgtctatctgtctatctgtctatctgtctatctgtctgtctgtctgtctgtctatctatcaatctatctatctatctatctatctatctatctgtctatctatctgtctatctgtctgtctgtctgtctgtctgtctgtctatctatctatctatttagTTAGTTGAAATCATTTTCTGAAAACTGAAAATATGCTACTCCTATAGCGTTTGTTCAAATCTGCTGGAATGTTGTGGACATAAATAGACGAAAATAGACGAATTAGTGTTTCATAGACATACGATTTCACATTCAAACGCATTTTAGTTATCACTGTGACAACACTGACTGGTAAatagaatgaaataaaacttaGATGGTAGATAATATTTACTTACCGCTGATTCAAAACTGTTCATTAAAATGCCAACTCCCGCAGTGGTACTGCATATAATCGATGTTACTAAATACGTCACAATCTATTAGAACGGGAAAAAAAGAAcgatgaagaaaaaattaagaaattcaaaatgaatatatacactGTTGGGTTCGTGTAAATGTCTGATGAGTACAATACTTTCTTTCGACAATgctacaataaaataataataataataggaagaagaagaagaaaaagaagaagaaatcaaatttattatTCGATTTTTTAGTTAACCGCTTTCTGTTGAAATCACTAACTGCTCGATTGAGCTGTTCCTCCCTGACGTCATTAAGATGTAATTTGCGTAATCAATGGCGGCTTAATGTGCATTGTGGTTAGGCCTTATAGcagccaattttcaaagcgagcgTATAGTCAGTCCGACAGAAAGCGGTTAACTTAAAAGTCGAATATTACATTTTTtaggttactgaataatataaattgtctttgatccctgccttccTTATTTCTTTAATCATCACGGAAAAACGTTACTTTCAACAAATTCacagtgaaaaacaaaacaaaaacgcaaATGTTATAAGAATATAATATGTTTCAAATCATAGTCCTACCATTCCTCGCCTCTTCTTTGCAGATAGTAACCCAAACACCCCAGTCACGACAAAGAGCTGGAAATAGAAAGATGAAGGAACGTGTCATAGTAGTTTTTCGtgaggggcgggggaggggggctggggtGGGTAGGAGGTGATCAAGCTGCAGCTCCCGTAGGTTGACGGAAAACTAAGAAGGTTCATAGTAGACAGGCATTTCATTTTCAGAATAGAGGCATAAGAATAATAAAACTGGAACCAACCAGAGGAAACTGACTTCAttaggttggggggggggggtcgtcaTTATTCAATTAATTCTCTTTTAATAGAATACCATTATGGTACATTATGCATcttatgattgaaatatatatatacaaaaaacattattattaacattcCTTTCAGCTGTCCCTTTAACGAACTGAAATTGTTAAACTAAAGAAATCAATATAAATTGTCAGTGACGTATATAACAAAAGCAAACTCATTTCTCACAGttgaaaaagtgaaaataaattcaaacattttatttaaaaataagaGTGTATAATTACAAGAAATAActagcaaattatttttttatcagaGCACAGACTTAGAAGTATAGGTTTGACTTTTTTGAAATGTGTTATTTCGTTTAATTTCATTCAACATATGTTATTTCTCACTATAAGTGAAGCTTATGCAATCAAGGTGAATGACCGACATGATAATAGTAGAGTATACCCATATATTATGACTTGTGGACGGGTTCAGGATTGCCTACATGGGAGACAAGTATTGCTAGATACAAAAACAGTGATTACAAATTTATCAAGCTACATACCATCGGCAGAAATTTAAGAATTTACATGCAGGCACGAAACGTACTATTTTCACAACCGATTTACTTTTTTTGGCACAAAAGTATGATTTTAgatcatttttttggggggggggggtgccaaaGCCATTTCAGAAGCACGGGGAAAACTGTACACTGGATCCGCCCCCATAATGACGTCATTCGAAGCCAATTGCATACCCCATATCTTAATTAGCGTGGTGGGCAACTGGTTAatgcgtcggactcgtgatccacgCATATGATAAtacctgcctagttcattacgttgtgtccttgggcaagatgcttcatctcaattgcctctctccacttaaatgggtacctgtgagggtaaCTTGttattgggcgcagtatataactgctgccgactggagggattgtctctgggccaggttatcattgaccagggttaATATAACGTCTGTGAAGCGTTTTGAGACGTGGTATAAAGAGCTATATAAAatgcaaatattaaatattattattattaattacattTTCTTCGAGTTCGCAATCCCTGAGCTTGCATTAACAATAGAACAACATATAGCCTAATCTTCTTACCAAACCACCCCATATTCCGATGGCAACACGATTGACACTGTACTTGGATGACGAAAAGGATATTAACAGAATGCTTTGGATAATAACAGCGAAAGCACCGCACGAAATCTGTATGACACCGGTAGCAATGGCAGCCTTGTAGTTGTAAGACGCCTGGCGTTTGCTGTCTCGCGGTTCTGTACCGTTAGACTGAATGGGTGGGACGGCTGCTGGATTACACATAATCAGCTGCCCGGCAGGATTCTGCGCCATCTCACACGTATGTGCAGTGTTATTCACAGCGGGCAGTATAAAAGTCCTGTTTGAAATAAGGTTAAAAAACCTCATTAATGCGAATGCCAATCAAGATCAATcatgataatcataataaagaaTCGAATTTATTTTCCGAAACGATACACTCAAGGATATCTGAGAATCATTGATCTCTTTGttcaggggcggactgggtcttaaaatcGGCCCGGGCATTTTTTACCTAggccggcccattattcattgatatgttacttacatagtgatcgccgtcctgggggaggggtgtagggggtgtccccctccccattgagattTTGTCGAAGTTAAGAAATGctatagatgcaaaatggtgctatatttctcaattttgtaggttacaataatcctttaaacaaaaagacccaaaaataattttccagaagcaacacttgattaaactgagaaaagttaaaaacgtaaacaaaactagacaaaaatatatgttttagactggattttatttatttttcaagcattttgtgacaactcgtttgataaaaatgaaaaaaaaaaacttaaataaaatcAACTAAACATATATGTTCACTAACACGAGCACATGTCATGTCTATAGGAGCCTAGACGTAGTTCGCTGCTTCTGGCAGCCACACCATCAATGTTATTTTAagtgtcaagtttggccaagacccttttttccacagacatcaacatgagCGCCTCGagatgttcttgtgtcattgtacAAACAGCCTAGTGTATGTTGGTCATTTTCATTCATACATTATCTCTCAGGACTTAGCTATTGAGTGATATCCAAATAATCTAATAAGATTTTACCCTTTTCTTACTTCGTTTTGAGGGACGAGGTGCAAATCATCTGTTTTTCTCTGCCAATGCTATGTATATTTCAGAATGCATCGTTCACCGCACTTGTATATCTTGTCGTAAAAatattagcacggacgggttgccaatagcacgttctttgTTACGAACTcacagactaactaacatggtgatttcatgagctgattcccacagttaaaaatatatttttagacCGCCCGTCTGTATTTGATTAACttctgtgaaaatgggctgtgtTTAACGTGTTTAATAATATCGGAAACAGTTACTGAAGTAtggtaaatattaatattattatgtatCTTGCAATAcccgaaaataaaaaaaaaacacaattgatGTGATTTGAAGATATTTTTATGGTTTCTCACCTTCCTTGTTAAACTTAAATTCTCAAATGTTAGGTACGGTTATTGATCCACAGTGCGATGTATTTTTCTCCACTCATCTCAGTAATAAGAGTATAATATGCCGTGAGATTCTCGGGCTCTCATTTTGACAAGTGCTAATCTTAAAACGTCCTTGACCTTAACATACCAgcatacaaacaatacaacgaGATCTATCATAAGGTTTCCTCATGAAatgctttttttgttgttgttaacaGTTCATTCAATTAACACATGACATATCCAAATTCCATGTCAGACATAAATCTCGTTTACAATCTTTTCACATCTTGATTTATGCAGCCCTGATATAATTTTTTGCCCTCCCACCAATACAATCGAAGGCAGTATTAGGGGCTTCCGCCGTATAATATGTATAAGAttcttaaatgttttcattcctGAGTTTATCGCGCTTACAACCACAGCATGTAAGTGTGGAGtgaataga is from Apostichopus japonicus isolate 1M-3 chromosome 16, ASM3797524v1, whole genome shotgun sequence and encodes:
- the LOC139983060 gene encoding membrane-spanning 4-domains subfamily A member 4A-like codes for the protein MAQNPAGQLIMCNPAAVPPIQSNGTEPRDSKRQASYNYKAAIATGVIQISCGAFAVIIQSILLISFSSSKYSVNRVAIGIWGGLLFVVTGVFGLLSAKKRRGMIVTYLVTSIICSTTAGVGILMNSFESAYYYNTAYRTMTILLIVTFCIEMLTGIIASSFGCASRVCCSGSPIIHERVVYMSTPPGPPQAYCSAPGPMASPPPYTTDQAAFGSTEKPPIV